One segment of Tamlana crocina DNA contains the following:
- a CDS encoding G-D-S-L family lipolytic protein produces the protein MKTLKYIFLSTLFIAFYSCEDDDSNTVMEEPLPELTAGSADFSTYVAVGNSLTAGFTDNALFKAAQENATPNILSQKFALAGGGDFSLPLMEDNFGGIAFGGNRLPGFNPRLVFGGAGPVPLESVVGPVTVTTDLTSNPTGPFNNMGVPGAKSFHLLFDGYGNPAGLQTTPATANPYFVRMASAPNATILGDAMAQSPTFFTLWIGNNDVLGYATSGGDGSNPITPVDGPPGVGFSQTYGALVTTLISQGAQGVVANIPYVTDIPHFTTVPHNPIPLDASTATAVNQAYAEYNGGIQAALAALAGTGLFTEEEANLRMINFSAGAGNAVVIEDESLTDLGAINPAFAALPKIRQATADDLLVLTASSFIGTEAVPGNSLTVNGVAVPLADKWVLIPSEQAEIKTAIDAFNATIKATATQAGLAFVDANALLNQLANGGISSNSFTLNSSLVFGAFSLDGIHPTARGNALIANEFMKAIDATYSSNFEASGNLVDIGNYPTNYSPTLQ, from the coding sequence ATGAAAACGTTAAAATATATATTCCTTTCTACTTTATTTATTGCTTTTTATTCCTGTGAGGACGATGACAGCAATACCGTTATGGAAGAACCGCTTCCGGAACTCACCGCCGGATCGGCAGATTTCTCAACTTACGTAGCCGTAGGAAACTCTTTAACTGCAGGGTTTACAGACAATGCCCTTTTTAAGGCTGCACAAGAAAACGCTACTCCTAATATACTGTCACAAAAATTTGCTTTAGCAGGTGGAGGTGATTTTTCATTACCGCTAATGGAAGATAATTTTGGTGGCATTGCCTTTGGCGGTAACAGATTACCCGGTTTTAACCCGAGACTGGTTTTTGGTGGTGCCGGCCCCGTTCCGTTAGAAAGTGTAGTTGGACCAGTAACGGTGACCACCGATCTCACTTCAAACCCAACTGGTCCTTTCAATAATATGGGCGTGCCAGGCGCAAAAAGTTTCCATTTGTTATTTGATGGCTACGGAAATCCTGCTGGCTTACAAACTACACCAGCCACTGCAAACCCTTATTTTGTAAGAATGGCTTCGGCTCCCAATGCCACTATTCTGGGAGATGCCATGGCCCAATCGCCAACCTTCTTCACCCTTTGGATTGGCAATAACGATGTACTGGGTTATGCAACTTCTGGTGGAGATGGTTCAAACCCCATCACTCCCGTAGATGGTCCTCCAGGCGTTGGATTCAGCCAAACTTACGGGGCGCTGGTAACCACATTAATCTCGCAAGGCGCGCAAGGTGTTGTGGCAAACATACCTTATGTAACCGATATCCCGCATTTTACAACCGTCCCACACAACCCCATTCCGCTAGATGCATCAACGGCCACCGCCGTGAATCAAGCTTACGCCGAATATAACGGTGGTATCCAAGCGGCACTAGCTGCTCTTGCAGGCACCGGTTTATTTACCGAAGAAGAAGCCAATTTAAGAATGATTAATTTTTCAGCGGGTGCGGGCAACGCTGTTGTTATTGAAGATGAAAGCTTAACCGATCTTGGTGCTATTAACCCTGCCTTTGCGGCGCTTCCAAAAATCCGTCAAGCTACGGCCGATGATTTATTGGTGCTTACCGCATCATCGTTTATTGGTACGGAAGCCGTTCCCGGAAACTCTTTAACCGTTAATGGTGTTGCTGTTCCTTTGGCCGACAAATGGGTATTGATTCCTAGCGAGCAAGCTGAAATCAAAACAGCCATCGATGCTTTTAATGCCACCATTAAAGCCACAGCAACACAAGCAGGTTTGGCCTTTGTTGATGCCAATGCCTTGCTTAACCAATTAGCAAACGGAGGCATTTCCAGTAATAGTTTCACTTTAAATTCCAGTTTGGTGTTTGGCGCGTTTTCTTTAGATGGTATTCACCCCACTGCGAGAGGCAATGCTTTAATAGCCAACGAATTTATGAAAGCTATTGATGCCACTTACTCCTCTAACTTTGAGGCTTCGGGCAACTTGGTAGACATTGGTAACTACCCTACCAACTACTCGCCAACATTGCAATAA